The following are from one region of the Primulina eburnea isolate SZY01 chromosome 17, ASM2296580v1, whole genome shotgun sequence genome:
- the LOC140817730 gene encoding cytokinin riboside 5'-monophosphate phosphoribohydrolase LOG5-like, with translation MEENHAKSRFKRVCVFCGSSSGKRECYTEAALELGQQLVAKRLDLVYGGGSIGLMGLVSQAVHRGGGHVLGIIPKPLVGKEKAGETVGEVRMVADMHQRKAEMARHSDCFIALPGGYGTLEELLEVITWAQLGIHDKPVGLLNVDGYYNYLLTFIDKAVDDGFIKPSQRHIFVSAPDAKDLIQKLEDYVAVEDEVVMRLNWELEQSPQVGFAALQHPEISLV, from the exons ATGGAAGAGAACCATGCAAAATCACGATTCAAAAGggtttgtgtattttgtggaagTAGTTCCGGGAAGCGGGAGTGCTACACAGAAGCAGCACTGGAGCTAGGGCAACAGCTG GTGGCTAAAAGGTTGGATCTTGTGTATGGTGGAGGAAGTATTGGGCTAATGGGTTTGGTTTCCCAAGCTGTTCACCGCGGTGGAGGTCATGTTCTTGG GATTATACCGAAACCATTGGTTGGCAAAGAG AAAGCGGGTGAGACTGTAGGGGAAGTGAGAATGGTGGCTGATATGCACCAAAGGAAGGCCGAGATGGCCCGCCACTCTGATTGCTTTATTGCTTTGCCAG GTGGCTATGGGACTTTGGAGGAGTTGTTGGAGGTCATTACATGGGCTCAGCTAGGCATCCATGATAAGCCT GTGGGTTTGCTTAATGTCGATGGCTATTACAACTATCTTCTCACTTTCATCGACAAAGCAGTGGATGATGGCTTCATAAAGCCTTCTCAGCGTCACATCTTTGTGTCTGCACCAGACGCCAAAGACCTCATTCAGAAACTGGAG GACTACGTGGCTGTTGAAGATGAAGTGGTGATGAGGTTAAATTGGGAGCTCGAACAGTCACCGCAAGTGGGGTTCGCTGCATTGCAACACCCTGAAATCTCTCTGGTTTGA